One stretch of Zhihengliuella flava DNA includes these proteins:
- a CDS encoding DinB family protein, with the protein MMTEAEILQRYLQDQREALLWKLDGVSEFEARRPLTATGTNLLGLVKHVATMEIGYFGEVCGRPNAAPTPWIEPSAAPNADLFATAEQSREWVEDLYRTAWAATDQTIAELGLDGAALVPWWGEKIRHTTVRRLVVHLIAETARHAGHADILREEIDGAAGLYPGVENLPEESPAWWADYRATVQSVADQFVPEGPAGGGER; encoded by the coding sequence ATGATGACCGAAGCCGAGATCCTCCAGCGGTACCTGCAGGACCAGCGCGAGGCGCTGCTATGGAAGCTCGACGGCGTGAGCGAGTTTGAGGCACGCCGCCCCCTGACCGCCACCGGCACGAACCTGCTCGGCTTGGTCAAGCACGTGGCCACCATGGAGATCGGCTATTTCGGCGAGGTGTGCGGGCGGCCGAACGCGGCCCCAACGCCCTGGATCGAGCCGTCGGCCGCGCCGAATGCGGACCTCTTTGCCACGGCGGAGCAGAGCCGCGAGTGGGTCGAGGACCTGTACCGGACCGCATGGGCAGCCACAGATCAGACCATCGCCGAGCTGGGGCTGGACGGCGCGGCGCTCGTCCCCTGGTGGGGAGAGAAGATCCGACACACCACCGTGCGCCGCTTGGTGGTGCACCTAATCGCGGAGACGGCCCGGCATGCGGGGCACGCGGACATCCTGCGTGAAGAGATCGACGGCGCCGCGGGGCTCTATCCGGGGGTCGAAAACCTGCCGGAGGAGAGCCCGGCCTGGTGGGCCGATTATCGCGCCACCGTGCAATCCGTGGCGGACCAGTTTGTTCCGGAGGGGCCGGCCGGCGGCGGAGAACGGTAG
- the recR gene encoding recombination mediator RecR encodes MYEGAVQDLIDEFGRLPGIGPKSAQRIAFYVLEADREDINRLADAIRVVKDKVKFCEVCFNVSEQDLCNICRDAKRDQLLLCVVEESKDVMAVERTRTFRGRYHVLGGSINPIAGVGPDQLHIRELLTRLQDDTIEEVIIATDPNLEGEATSTYLARMLGSLGIKITRLASGLPVGGDLEYADEVTLGRAFEGRRSVTG; translated from the coding sequence GTGTACGAAGGCGCAGTTCAAGACTTGATCGACGAGTTTGGTCGCCTCCCGGGCATCGGCCCGAAGTCCGCTCAGCGGATTGCGTTCTACGTGCTCGAGGCCGACCGGGAGGACATCAACCGGCTCGCCGATGCGATCCGCGTGGTCAAGGACAAGGTGAAGTTCTGCGAGGTCTGCTTCAACGTCTCCGAGCAGGACCTGTGCAACATTTGCCGGGACGCGAAGCGGGACCAGTTGCTCCTGTGCGTCGTGGAAGAGTCCAAGGACGTCATGGCCGTGGAGCGTACGCGCACTTTTCGAGGCCGCTACCACGTCCTCGGCGGCTCGATTAACCCGATCGCGGGCGTCGGCCCCGATCAGCTGCACATTCGCGAGCTCTTGACCCGCCTGCAGGATGACACCATCGAGGAGGTCATCATCGCTACGGACCCCAACCTTGAGGGCGAGGCCACGTCGACCTACCTGGCCCGCATGCTCGGCAGCTTGGGCATCAAGATCACGCGCCTAGCCTCCGGACTGCCCGTTGGCGGCGACTTGGAGTACGCGGACGAGGTCACGCTCGGCCGCGCCTTCGAGGGCCGCCGCAGCGTCACCGGTTAG
- the gluQRS gene encoding tRNA glutamyl-Q(34) synthetase GluQRS — MPAGRFAPSPSGELHVGNLRTALLAWLFARSTGREFLLRVEDLDRARAGAEAEQLRDLAAIGLDWDGDVVRQTDRLAGFDAAFGRLSDAGLLYECFCSRRDIAEAPRAPHAAPGSYPGTCRALSEAERADRRRTRPAAWRLRAEAEEFTVTDALAGAYTGVVDDFVIRRNDGTFAYNFAVVVDDALQGVDQVVRGDDLLPSTPRQAYLAGLLGVPLPEYAHVPLVLNAAGQRLAKRDGAVTLADLSAPRTVDAVEYDAVTAARVRDVLLASLGLPQGPLAQAVDAFDPAALPREPWVLDSPSATFASARTR, encoded by the coding sequence ATGCCGGCTGGTCGATTCGCCCCGAGCCCGTCCGGTGAGCTGCACGTCGGCAATCTCCGCACGGCCCTGCTGGCCTGGTTGTTCGCCCGCTCCACCGGCCGCGAGTTTCTCCTCCGCGTTGAAGACTTGGACCGTGCCCGCGCCGGGGCCGAGGCGGAGCAGTTGCGGGACCTCGCCGCGATCGGGCTGGACTGGGACGGTGACGTCGTCCGTCAGACGGACCGGCTCGCCGGGTTCGACGCCGCGTTTGGTCGGCTCTCCGACGCGGGCCTGCTCTACGAATGCTTCTGCAGCCGCCGGGATATCGCCGAGGCCCCGCGCGCCCCGCACGCCGCGCCCGGCTCCTACCCCGGCACGTGCCGCGCTCTCTCCGAGGCCGAGCGGGCCGACCGCCGTCGGACCCGTCCCGCCGCGTGGCGGCTCCGCGCCGAGGCCGAGGAGTTCACGGTGACGGACGCCCTCGCCGGGGCCTACACGGGGGTGGTGGACGACTTCGTGATCCGCCGCAACGACGGCACCTTTGCCTACAACTTTGCGGTGGTGGTCGACGACGCGCTGCAGGGGGTCGATCAGGTGGTGCGCGGCGACGACCTGCTGCCGTCCACCCCGCGTCAGGCCTACCTCGCTGGCCTGCTCGGGGTCCCGCTGCCCGAGTATGCGCACGTGCCGCTGGTGCTGAACGCAGCGGGCCAGCGGCTGGCTAAGCGGGACGGGGCGGTGACGCTGGCGGACTTGTCGGCCCCACGCACGGTCGATGCGGTGGAGTACGACGCCGTCACGGCAGCCCGGGTGCGCGATGTCCTGTTGGCGTCCCTGGGCCTGCCGCAGGGCCCGTTGGCCCAGGCGGTCGACGCCTTCGATCCCGCGGCTCTGCCGCGCGAGCCGTGGGTGCTGGACTCTCCGTCCGCAACCTTTGCGTCCGCCCGCACGCGCTGA
- a CDS encoding LytR C-terminal domain-containing protein → MKNEDPQKWQGSRIVTEDDLMQLKAETHDPELVDSPEHFRTRLRHGIVLTLVLLLVAAVGVTAYLVLTRKVELPFLPMGPTETVAAEATECPAGNFTYQDPSTITVDVFNGTLRAGLATTVRDGLVERGFVEGRVGNQQLSNRGAISALVVSGEEGRDEALTVQRHLPGAEYAFDARLGDGHVVVIVGEAYESLQATPYVQAEDGPLNCSQ, encoded by the coding sequence ATGAAGAACGAAGACCCGCAGAAGTGGCAGGGCAGCCGGATCGTCACCGAAGACGATCTGATGCAGCTCAAGGCCGAAACGCACGACCCGGAGCTGGTGGATAGCCCCGAGCACTTCCGCACGCGCCTGCGTCACGGGATCGTCCTTACTCTTGTTCTGCTCCTCGTGGCCGCCGTCGGCGTCACCGCCTACTTGGTGCTGACCCGCAAGGTGGAGCTGCCGTTCTTGCCGATGGGGCCCACGGAGACGGTCGCAGCAGAGGCGACGGAATGCCCGGCCGGGAACTTCACCTATCAGGACCCCTCCACCATCACCGTGGACGTCTTCAACGGGACGCTGCGCGCGGGATTGGCCACCACCGTCCGGGACGGGCTCGTCGAGCGAGGGTTCGTCGAGGGTCGGGTGGGCAACCAGCAGCTGAGCAACCGCGGCGCCATTTCTGCGCTGGTGGTCAGCGGCGAAGAGGGGCGGGACGAGGCCCTCACCGTCCAGCGGCACCTGCCGGGCGCCGAGTACGCCTTCGACGCGCGCCTCGGGGACGGGCACGTGGTGGTCATCGTGGGCGAGGCATACGAATCCCTGCAGGCCACCCCCTATGTACAGGCCGAGGACGGGCCGCTGAACTGCTCGCAGTAG
- a CDS encoding isopenicillin N synthase family dioxygenase: MTIRTSVPVLDLSTARTDDGGFNPEFIDALRDAAHNVGFFQITGYGARDGQPAELLDTVAEFFKRPLDERLELDNRNSAQFRGYTRLGKEITQGRADSREQIDFGPEREALAEVPEGQSFMKLQGPNQWPTEFPELERVAMEWADLMSRVGRELLAGISVALGLEEDHFAEPFAGTPAWMGKLVHYVGGQVPEAGTQGVGAHADYGFVTMLLQDAVGGLEVQPYGQEEWITVEPLEGALVVNLGEMLEVATNGYLMATIHRVTAPPAGVDRYSVPFFWSPRLDAVIDPVELPAELAAEARGASDDPQNPMLCSYGANMLKGFLRAHPETAEKFYPELTTTSHAA, encoded by the coding sequence ATGACGATTCGAACTTCCGTCCCGGTCCTTGACCTGTCGACCGCGCGGACGGACGACGGTGGCTTCAACCCTGAGTTCATCGACGCCCTCCGCGACGCCGCTCACAACGTGGGCTTTTTCCAGATCACCGGCTACGGTGCGCGCGACGGGCAACCGGCCGAGCTGCTAGACACGGTCGCCGAGTTCTTCAAGCGCCCGCTCGACGAGCGCCTCGAGCTGGATAACCGCAATTCGGCCCAATTCCGCGGCTACACCCGCTTGGGCAAGGAGATCACGCAGGGACGCGCCGACTCCCGCGAGCAAATCGACTTCGGCCCTGAACGCGAGGCGCTGGCCGAGGTCCCCGAGGGCCAGTCCTTCATGAAGTTGCAGGGCCCCAACCAGTGGCCCACGGAATTCCCGGAGCTGGAACGCGTGGCGATGGAATGGGCCGACCTGATGAGCCGGGTGGGCCGCGAGCTGCTGGCCGGGATTTCCGTGGCGTTGGGCCTTGAGGAGGACCACTTCGCCGAGCCGTTCGCCGGGACGCCCGCGTGGATGGGCAAGCTGGTGCACTACGTCGGCGGCCAGGTGCCGGAGGCCGGTACGCAGGGCGTGGGAGCCCACGCGGACTACGGGTTCGTCACCATGCTGCTGCAGGACGCCGTCGGCGGCCTCGAGGTCCAGCCCTACGGGCAGGAGGAGTGGATCACCGTCGAGCCCCTCGAGGGTGCGCTGGTGGTCAACCTCGGCGAGATGCTGGAGGTCGCCACCAACGGCTACCTGATGGCCACCATTCACCGCGTGACCGCGCCCCCGGCGGGCGTGGACCGCTACTCGGTCCCGTTCTTCTGGTCCCCTCGGCTCGACGCCGTCATCGATCCTGTGGAGCTTCCGGCCGAGCTCGCCGCCGAGGCCCGCGGCGCCTCGGACGACCCGCAGAATCCCATGCTCTGCTCCTACGGCGCCAATATGCTCAAGGGCTTCTTGCGAGCGCACCCGGAGACGGCGGAGAAGTTCTACCCGGAGCTGACGACGACGTCGCACGCCGCCTAA
- a CDS encoding DNA polymerase III subunit gamma and tau, translating into MSTALYRRYRPDSFADVIGQEHVTTPLMAALSKNRVNHAYLFSGPRGCGKTTSARILARCLNCEQGPTDTPCGECASCRDLATGGPGSLDVIEIDAASHGGVDDARDLRERATFAPTRDRYKIFIIDEAHMVTSAGFNALLKIVEEPPEHIKFVFATTEPDKVIGTIRSRTHHYPFRLVPPETLMEYLERLCQQENVPVAPGVLSLVLRAGGGSVRDTLSVLDQLMAGAGSEGLDYELAVSLLGYTHAALLDDVVDALAAQDAATVFSAVDRVIQTGHDPRRFVEDLLERLRDLIIVKAMPDAAAQILRGVPADQLARMQQQAAILGQAELSRAADVTNQALTEMTGATSPRLHLELLCARLLLPSSDPGERGIGARVDRIERRLTYGGTEPLTDGTGGQGTANQDESGTAVHPGAEAGATGAAAVREALRAAKAKQEPAADAPAVQAEQKQPSAPQVTEPQPQAPAQPEREQPSAPQVAEPEPQAPEQSSAQRQESHQAPAPEANPAEAASSGAAEAAQSSADSAESGAPRSTAQAAFPKTAEELASRLPQRQEPRHQEEPTADWGGAWTVPDADALGSTAVAPEPQQEPARQQAAEQQPDQRSAQQESAAPAAVPQEPARAPEAEPQRQAPQNPQPSAEQTGPRVGQAQQPAEQPSGPQEQAAPQPAPSPQSGGAASGGAGSIEMFRRAWPEVLEVIKNERKVVWMNLQQNASLTGFDGRTLALGFAHPGAMANFQRLNDNVALVQWAVHQVLGVQVGIDVVAGGSADAGGSGPKADRRPQPASAGSDSARPATGRPAPTSGRSANPDPGVVPRPEAASRPAPQPFQPTPQRQEHYERPEAPQWTDFPPIDASSATSAAESSEESAPDAGATTSADSASASTPTEPTFEGNRASAVSPVEAAGTKGHSSHSAMSAASAHSASSAASADAAAPENSAAPERSAASAPAAAPQPAPAPSTTEPDDGWIPPEEPPEYDEPYDAEDPSWNHASEAPASSASGTSATTSGSSGSAATAGSAASAASAAPSPAAPVIPPAPAGPTPPPPSWAGSALPSTMRQQSQEKPAAPAPERRDPAKKLSRYQQLLAQAEAENGGPSGGGWPGGSPRPTGQPSAAAGAESGSAASASTPADGAPPAAGSRPDAAPDGWGHAGTPAPNAGAASTAPAPGAESGQAPNQPQGAANSGAAGRGAVNSSYGAVDDADFVPSDDDIAIEDSTVIGRAAIERILNGRMIEERHHDGTPINHP; encoded by the coding sequence GTGAGTACAGCCCTTTATCGCCGATACCGGCCGGACAGCTTTGCGGACGTCATCGGGCAGGAGCATGTCACCACCCCGCTGATGGCGGCGCTGTCTAAGAACCGCGTCAACCACGCCTACCTCTTCTCCGGACCGCGCGGCTGCGGCAAAACCACCAGCGCCCGCATCTTGGCCCGCTGCCTGAACTGTGAGCAGGGCCCCACGGATACCCCCTGCGGCGAGTGCGCCAGCTGCCGGGACCTCGCCACGGGCGGACCGGGCTCATTAGATGTCATCGAGATCGACGCGGCCAGCCACGGCGGCGTCGACGATGCGCGTGATCTGCGCGAGCGGGCCACCTTTGCGCCGACGCGGGACCGCTACAAGATTTTCATTATTGACGAGGCCCACATGGTCACGTCCGCCGGCTTCAATGCGTTGCTCAAGATCGTTGAGGAGCCGCCGGAGCACATCAAGTTCGTCTTTGCCACCACGGAACCGGACAAGGTCATCGGGACCATCCGCTCCCGCACGCACCACTACCCCTTCCGGTTAGTGCCGCCGGAGACGCTCATGGAGTACTTGGAGCGCCTGTGCCAGCAGGAGAACGTGCCGGTGGCGCCGGGCGTCCTCTCCCTCGTGCTGCGCGCCGGCGGCGGGTCCGTGCGTGACACGCTCTCGGTGCTCGATCAGCTGATGGCCGGCGCCGGCTCGGAGGGACTGGACTACGAGCTCGCGGTGTCCCTGCTCGGCTACACGCACGCGGCGCTGCTCGACGACGTTGTGGATGCCTTGGCCGCTCAGGATGCGGCCACGGTGTTCTCCGCGGTGGATCGAGTCATCCAGACCGGCCATGACCCGCGCCGGTTCGTCGAGGACCTGCTGGAGCGGCTGCGGGACCTCATCATCGTCAAGGCCATGCCGGATGCGGCGGCCCAGATCCTCCGCGGCGTCCCCGCCGATCAGCTGGCCCGGATGCAGCAGCAGGCCGCCATCTTGGGCCAGGCGGAGCTCAGCCGCGCGGCCGACGTGACCAATCAAGCACTGACGGAGATGACGGGCGCCACCAGCCCGCGCCTGCACCTCGAGCTCCTTTGCGCCCGGCTGCTACTGCCCTCCTCTGACCCCGGCGAGCGCGGCATCGGCGCGCGCGTGGACCGGATCGAACGCCGCCTGACGTACGGCGGCACGGAACCGCTGACCGACGGCACGGGCGGTCAGGGCACTGCCAATCAGGACGAGTCCGGGACCGCGGTCCACCCGGGTGCGGAGGCGGGCGCCACCGGCGCGGCGGCCGTGCGGGAGGCCCTGCGCGCGGCCAAGGCTAAGCAGGAGCCGGCGGCCGACGCACCGGCCGTGCAGGCGGAACAGAAGCAGCCTTCCGCGCCGCAGGTGACGGAGCCTCAGCCGCAGGCACCCGCCCAACCGGAACGCGAGCAGCCCTCCGCGCCGCAAGTGGCGGAACCTGAGCCGCAGGCACCAGAACAGTCCTCGGCGCAACGGCAGGAGTCCCATCAGGCACCGGCGCCCGAGGCCAACCCGGCGGAGGCAGCTTCTTCCGGCGCCGCCGAGGCCGCGCAATCCTCCGCCGACTCCGCGGAATCCGGCGCGCCGCGCAGCACCGCTCAGGCCGCGTTTCCCAAGACGGCCGAGGAGCTCGCGTCCCGCCTGCCGCAGCGGCAGGAGCCGCGGCACCAGGAGGAGCCCACCGCGGACTGGGGTGGGGCCTGGACGGTGCCGGATGCCGACGCGCTGGGGTCCACCGCAGTGGCACCCGAGCCGCAGCAGGAGCCCGCACGCCAGCAGGCCGCCGAGCAGCAGCCGGACCAGCGATCAGCCCAGCAGGAATCCGCTGCGCCGGCTGCCGTGCCGCAGGAACCGGCCCGCGCCCCGGAAGCCGAGCCGCAGCGGCAGGCCCCGCAAAATCCTCAGCCGTCCGCCGAACAGACAGGCCCGCGCGTGGGCCAAGCTCAACAGCCCGCCGAGCAACCGTCTGGGCCGCAGGAGCAGGCCGCGCCCCAGCCAGCGCCCTCACCGCAATCCGGTGGGGCGGCGTCGGGTGGCGCCGGGTCCATTGAGATGTTCCGGCGCGCTTGGCCGGAGGTCCTCGAGGTCATCAAGAACGAGCGCAAGGTCGTCTGGATGAACCTCCAACAGAACGCGTCACTGACCGGGTTCGACGGCCGAACGTTGGCCCTCGGCTTCGCCCACCCCGGTGCCATGGCCAACTTCCAGCGCCTCAATGACAACGTCGCCCTCGTGCAATGGGCCGTCCATCAGGTCCTGGGCGTTCAGGTCGGGATCGACGTCGTCGCGGGAGGGTCCGCTGACGCGGGTGGTTCGGGCCCAAAAGCTGATCGCCGGCCCCAGCCGGCGTCCGCAGGCTCCGACTCCGCCCGTCCCGCTACCGGCCGCCCGGCGCCGACCTCCGGGCGGTCCGCGAACCCTGACCCTGGCGTCGTGCCCCGGCCGGAAGCCGCCTCACGCCCGGCCCCGCAACCGTTCCAGCCCACCCCGCAACGGCAGGAGCACTACGAACGGCCGGAAGCACCGCAGTGGACTGACTTCCCGCCTATCGACGCCTCCTCCGCCACGTCAGCGGCCGAGTCGTCGGAGGAGTCAGCGCCCGATGCCGGCGCCACCACGTCGGCGGACTCCGCGAGCGCTTCGACTCCCACGGAGCCGACGTTCGAGGGAAACCGTGCCTCCGCTGTCTCGCCCGTCGAGGCGGCCGGGACCAAGGGCCACTCGTCCCACTCGGCCATGTCCGCGGCCTCCGCGCACTCGGCCTCCTCCGCCGCATCAGCCGACGCGGCCGCGCCGGAAAACTCAGCAGCACCGGAACGCTCGGCCGCATCAGCACCAGCGGCAGCGCCACAGCCGGCGCCAGCGCCCTCCACTACCGAGCCCGACGACGGGTGGATCCCGCCGGAGGAACCGCCGGAGTATGACGAGCCGTACGACGCCGAGGATCCCAGCTGGAATCACGCCAGCGAGGCACCGGCATCGTCCGCATCCGGCACCTCGGCCACGACGTCCGGTTCGAGTGGATCTGCGGCCACGGCCGGCTCGGCAGCGTCAGCTGCCTCGGCGGCCCCGAGCCCAGCAGCTCCCGTGATTCCTCCTGCACCGGCTGGACCGACTCCCCCGCCGCCCTCGTGGGCCGGTTCCGCCCTACCGTCCACCATGCGCCAGCAGTCACAGGAAAAGCCTGCGGCCCCCGCGCCGGAACGACGCGACCCGGCCAAGAAACTGAGCCGCTACCAGCAGTTGCTGGCCCAGGCCGAGGCGGAAAACGGTGGACCTTCCGGCGGCGGATGGCCCGGCGGATCACCCCGCCCCACCGGCCAGCCTTCCGCTGCCGCGGGCGCGGAGAGCGGGTCAGCCGCCAGCGCCAGCACTCCGGCCGACGGGGCGCCGCCCGCCGCTGGCTCCCGCCCCGATGCTGCGCCCGACGGTTGGGGGCACGCTGGGACGCCAGCGCCGAATGCCGGCGCCGCATCTACCGCCCCTGCGCCCGGCGCGGAGTCCGGTCAGGCACCGAACCAACCGCAGGGCGCCGCGAATTCCGGTGCCGCGGGCCGCGGGGCCGTAAACTCGTCCTACGGTGCCGTTGACGACGCGGACTTTGTTCCCAGCGACGACGACATCGCGATTGAGGACTCCACCGTGATCGGCCGAGCCGCGATCGAGCGCATCCTCAACGGGCGCATGATCGAGGAACGCCATCACGACGGAACCCCCATCAACCACCCCTGA
- a CDS encoding GIY-YIG nuclease family protein, giving the protein MEHLGENVRAGKFGFLLTREKYAIPNSRSSFYSSQFDVGEAEEWQGTYTDESRRFYTEEWCVRQRARALANFDLNMRYFEQLGGAHFGQAVNQLLSISPRLRFVDDLKALDGVEGVYLMILDDYKQIYVGQADDMRKRIKQHWSGAKQFDRLLFGPVEVSILSIDSFRALDTTRVIAAKTRATSALEQKVEEAVPASFRLNRLSGGRLDWMEETGRVPYGFGRRLQ; this is encoded by the coding sequence GTGGAGCACCTAGGTGAAAACGTTCGAGCTGGAAAATTTGGATTTCTACTGACGCGTGAGAAGTATGCCATTCCAAATAGCCGTTCTTCCTTTTACTCAAGCCAGTTCGATGTGGGGGAGGCCGAGGAGTGGCAGGGTACTTACACTGACGAATCTCGACGCTTCTACACCGAGGAGTGGTGTGTGCGACAGCGCGCTAGAGCCTTGGCGAACTTTGATCTCAATATGCGCTACTTTGAGCAGTTGGGCGGTGCCCATTTTGGGCAAGCCGTTAATCAACTGCTTTCGATCTCACCACGACTGCGATTTGTCGATGACCTTAAGGCACTTGATGGTGTTGAAGGCGTTTATCTCATGATCCTTGATGACTACAAGCAAATTTATGTTGGTCAGGCGGATGATATGAGGAAGCGGATCAAGCAGCACTGGAGCGGTGCCAAGCAGTTTGACCGCCTCCTTTTTGGGCCAGTTGAAGTTTCAATACTCTCGATCGATTCATTTCGTGCGCTGGATACTACTCGAGTGATTGCAGCAAAAACCCGAGCCACTTCGGCGTTAGAGCAGAAGGTTGAGGAAGCCGTGCCAGCGAGTTTCAGGCTAAATCGGCTTAGTGGAGGTCGTCTCGACTGGATGGAGGAGACTGGCCGTGTGCCATATGGCTTCGGAAGAAGGCTGCAATAG
- the glmS gene encoding glutamine--fructose-6-phosphate transaminase (isomerizing), with the protein MCGIVGYVGGASKSSGAHGAVDVVLEGLRRLEYRGYDSAGVAVLGDGGLEFRKKSGKLTNLVGAIEASPLPVSLTGIGHTRWATHGGPSDENAHPHVADEGRLALIHNGIIENFAEIKQELLAAGHEFASETDTEVAAVLLAEVYRGEAAGDLTRAMELVSQRLEGAFTLLAVHEEHPGVVVAARRNSPLVVGLGQGENFLGSDVSGFIDFTRRAVELGQDQIVTITPESHRITDFEGNPAEGKEFTVDWDAAAAEKGGFASFMEKEVHDQPAAVADTLLGRSDSAGRLTLDELRIDPGQLKRVKKIIVLACGTSAYAGSVAKYAIESWCRIPVEVELSHEFRYREPIVDADTLVVSISQSGETMDTLMAVRYAKEQGAKTLSICNTNGSTIPRESDAVLYTHAGPEIAVASTKAFLAQIVATYILGLYLASLRGNLFTGQIRDIMADLNKIPGKITDILDREDEIKELARSMKDEASVLFLGRHVGYPVAMEGALKLKEIAYIHAEGFAAGELKHGPIALIDDGQPVFVVVPSKRGRDSLHAKVVSNIQEVRARGAKTLVIAEEGDEAVREYSEFVFYVPETPTLLMPLLTVVPLQIFACELASAKGYDVDQPRNLAKSVTVE; encoded by the coding sequence ATGTGTGGAATCGTTGGTTATGTTGGCGGTGCGTCGAAGTCTTCTGGTGCTCATGGTGCTGTGGATGTGGTGTTGGAGGGTTTGCGCCGGTTGGAGTATCGGGGCTATGACTCGGCTGGTGTTGCGGTGTTGGGTGATGGTGGTCTTGAGTTTCGGAAGAAGTCGGGCAAGCTGACGAATCTGGTGGGGGCGATTGAGGCTTCCCCGTTGCCGGTGTCGTTGACGGGTATTGGTCATACGCGGTGGGCGACTCATGGTGGGCCGTCGGATGAGAACGCGCATCCGCATGTGGCTGATGAGGGCCGGTTGGCGTTGATTCATAACGGGATTATTGAGAATTTCGCGGAGATCAAGCAGGAGTTGCTGGCCGCGGGCCATGAGTTCGCCTCGGAGACGGATACTGAGGTGGCTGCGGTGTTGCTCGCGGAGGTGTATCGGGGTGAGGCTGCCGGGGATTTAACGCGGGCGATGGAGTTGGTCTCGCAGCGGCTTGAGGGTGCGTTTACGTTGTTGGCGGTGCATGAGGAGCATCCTGGTGTGGTGGTTGCTGCGCGCCGGAACTCGCCGTTGGTGGTGGGTTTGGGTCAGGGGGAGAACTTCCTGGGCTCGGATGTGTCCGGGTTTATTGATTTCACGCGGCGTGCGGTGGAGTTGGGTCAGGATCAGATCGTGACGATTACTCCGGAGTCGCATCGGATCACTGATTTTGAGGGCAACCCTGCTGAGGGTAAGGAATTCACGGTGGATTGGGATGCTGCCGCGGCGGAGAAGGGTGGTTTTGCCTCGTTCATGGAGAAGGAGGTCCATGATCAGCCGGCCGCGGTGGCGGATACGTTGTTGGGTCGGTCGGATTCTGCGGGCCGGTTGACTCTGGACGAGCTGCGCATTGATCCGGGCCAGCTTAAGCGGGTGAAGAAGATCATTGTCTTGGCGTGTGGGACGTCGGCGTATGCGGGGTCGGTGGCGAAGTACGCGATTGAGTCGTGGTGCCGGATCCCGGTGGAGGTGGAGCTCTCTCATGAGTTCCGGTACCGGGAGCCGATCGTGGATGCGGACACGTTGGTGGTGTCGATCTCGCAGTCGGGCGAGACGATGGATACGTTGATGGCGGTCCGGTATGCGAAGGAGCAGGGGGCGAAGACCCTGTCGATCTGTAACACGAATGGGTCCACGATCCCGCGGGAGTCGGATGCGGTGTTGTATACGCATGCGGGTCCGGAGATCGCGGTGGCTTCGACGAAGGCGTTTTTGGCGCAGATTGTTGCGACGTACATTCTTGGCCTGTATTTGGCGAGTTTGCGGGGGAACCTGTTTACCGGTCAGATCCGGGACATCATGGCGGATCTGAATAAGATTCCGGGCAAGATCACGGACATCCTGGACCGCGAGGACGAGATCAAGGAGTTGGCTCGTTCGATGAAGGACGAGGCCTCGGTGTTGTTCCTGGGCCGGCATGTGGGGTACCCGGTGGCGATGGAAGGGGCGTTGAAGCTTAAGGAGATCGCGTACATTCACGCTGAGGGTTTCGCGGCGGGCGAGTTGAAGCACGGGCCGATCGCGTTGATCGATGACGGGCAGCCGGTGTTCGTCGTCGTCCCGTCCAAGCGGGGCCGGGACTCGTTGCACGCGAAGGTCGTTTCGAATATTCAGGAAGTTCGGGCGCGTGGGGCGAAGACCCTGGTCATCGCGGAAGAGGGTGACGAGGCGGTGCGGGAGTATTCCGAGTTCGTGTTCTATGTCCCGGAGACCCCGACGCTGCTCATGCCCCTGCTGACCGTGGTCCCTCTACAGATCTTCGCCTGCGAACTCGCCTCCGCGAAGGGCTACGACGTGGACCAGCCTCGCAACCTCGCCAAATCCGTCACCGTCGAATAA